A window of Panicum virgatum strain AP13 chromosome 8K, P.virgatum_v5, whole genome shotgun sequence contains these coding sequences:
- the LOC120645955 gene encoding 4-hydroxyphenylacetaldehyde oxime monooxygenase-like, producing the protein MAAISLTSLLISLPQQWQLICAVSVLLLTWSWWSSREGRLIKLPPGPSTLPLLGNLHQLGPLPHRALRDLARVHGPVMRLRLGRSPAVVLSSAATVWEALRGHDLDCCTRPVSAGTRRLTYDLKNVAFAPYGAYWREARKLLTLELLSARRVRAAWRARRDQVERLASTLRRAEGRPVALDEHVLRLSDGIIGTVAFGSIYGGDRFAQQNRSFQDAIDDVMEMLAGAGSSAEDLQLPRVMGRLIDRLTGFAARRERIFRQLDAFFETVIEQHLLDHHPNKRAENGGDLVDVLIDLWKNPRGAFTFTKDHVKAIIFSTFVAGIDTNAATILWAMSELVRNPRVLNKVQAEVRAAVGGGRQVQPDDMAKLSYLRMVVKETLRLHPPAPLLLPRETMRGIQVGGYDVPAKTRIYVNAWAIGRDPANWPDGPEEFNPERFEASEVDLKGEHPILMPFGTGRRICPGMAMAMATVEFTLATLLFGFQWALPEGMVVDDVSMEEQGSLICHRNTPLVLVPTVYRNGLDE; encoded by the exons atggcgGCGATCTCACTCACCTCGCTGCTCATCTCCCTCCCCCAACAATGGCAACTTATCTGTGCCGTCTCCGTCCTGCTGTTAACGTGGAGTTGGTGGTCGTCCAGGGAAGGCCGGCTCATCAAGCTACCACCGGGCCCCTCCACGCTGCCCCTCCTGGGCAACCTGCACCAGCTCGGCCCGCTGCCGCACCGGGCCCTGCGCGACCTGGCCCGCGTCCACGGGCCGGTGATGCGGCTGCGGCTCGGCCGGTCGCCGGCCGTGGTGCTCtcctcggcggcgacggtgtGGGAGGCGCTCCGGGGTCACGACCTCGACTGCTGCACGCGGCCCGTCTCGGCGGGCACGCGGCGGCTCACCTACGACCTCAAGAACGTGGCCTTCGCGCCCTACGGCGCCTACTGGCGCGAGGCGCGCAAGCTCCTCACCCTGGAGCTCCTCAGCGCGCGCCGCGtccgggcggcgtggcgggcgcGCCGCGACCAGGTGGAGCGGCTGGCGAGCACCCTACGCCGCGCGGAGGGGAGGCCGGTGGCGCTGGACGAGCACGTCCTGCGCCTCTCCGACGGGATCATCGGCACGGTGGCGTTCGGCAGCATCTACGGCGGCGACAGGTTCGCCCAGCAGAACAGGAGCTTCCAGGACGCGATCGACGACGTCATGGAGATGCTCGCCGGAGCGGGCTCCTCCGCCGAGGACCTGCAGCTCCCCAGAGTGATGGGCCGCCTCATCGACCGCCTTACGGGcttcgccgcccgccgcgagcGGATCTTCAGGCAGCTCGACGCCTTCTTCGAGACGGTCATCGAGCAGCACCTGCTGGACCACCACCCTAATAAGCGCGCGGAGAACGGCGGCGACCTCGTCGACGTCCTCATCGACCTCTGGAAGAATCCCCGTGGCGCCTTCACCTTCACCAAGGACCACGTCAAGGCCATAATCTTT TCGACGTTCGTCGCTGGCATCGACACGAACGCGGCGACGATACTGTGGGCGATGTCGGAGCTCGTCCGGAACCCGCGCGTGCTCAACAAGGTGCAGGCCGAGGTCAGGgctgcggtgggcggcggcaggCAGGTGCAGCCGGACGACATGGCGAAGCTCAGCTACCTCCGGATGGTGGTCAAGGAGACCCTGCGGCTtcacccgccggcgccgctgctgctgccgagggAGACCATGCGGGGCATCCAGGTCGGCGGCTACGACGTGCCGGCCAAGACCAGGATCTACGTGAACGCGTGGGCGATCGGCAGGGATCCGGCGAACTGGCCCGACGGCCCGGAGGAGTTCAACCCAGAGAGGTTCGAGGCGAGCGAGGTGGACCTCAAGGGGGAGCACCCCATCCTGATGCCGTTCGGCACGGGGCGGCGGATATGCCCgggcatggccatggccatggccaccgTCGAGTTCACGCTCGCCACCTTGCTCTTCGGCTTCCAGTGGGCGCTCCCGGAGGGGATGGTGGTGGACGACGTGAGCATGGAGGAACAAGGAAGCCTCATCTGCCACCGGAACACGCCGCTCGTGCTCGTGCCAACCGTGTACCGCAACGGCCTTGATGAATAG